The nucleotide sequence GCGACCTATAACGGCGACGTGCGCATTTCGGGCAAGCCGGGCATCAACATCGGCATCTTCCAAACGGCCGGCTCGAACGCCAACGAGCTGCAGATTGCCGTGGCGCAGGTGATGCAGAAGCTGGAAAAGGACCTGCCCAAAGGCGTGAAGCAACAGACGCTCTACACCACTAAAACGGCGCTGGATGCCTCCATCGAGCAGGTGGAACACACGCTGGTGGAGGCCTTTATTTTGGTGTTCATCGTGGTGTTCATCTTCCTGCAGGATTTCCGCTCGACCTTGATTCCGGCCATTGCCGTGCCGGTGGCCATCGTGGGCACGTTCTTTTTCATGCAGCTGGTGGGCTTTTCCATCAACCTGCTCACGCTCTTTGCGCTGGTGCTGGCCATCGGCATCGTGGTCGATGATGCCATTGTGGTGGTGGAGGCCGTGCACAGCAAGCTGGAGGAAGGCGCCCACTCGGTGAAAGCGGCCACCACGCAGGCCATGAGCGAGATTACCGGGGCCATCATTTCCATTACCCTGGTGATGGCGGCCGTGTTTCTGCCGGTGGGCTTAATGGACGGCTCGACGGGGGTGTTCTACCGCCAGTTTGCCTTTACGATGGCCATTGCCATCGTCATTTCGGCCGTCAACGCCCTGACATTGAGCCCCGCCCTGGCGGCGCTCTTTCTCAAGCACACCCCGCACGACGGGGAACATGCCGCCCCGAGCACGTTTAAAACCCGCTTTTTTGCGGGCTTCAACCGCAGCTTCGAGCGGCTGACTACTCGCTACGTGGGTAGTATTAAATTCCTGATCCGCCACAAGTGGGTGGGGCTGAGCGGTCTGGTGCTGGTGGCCGTGCTCACCGGCTGGCTGGCCAAGCGCACGCCCTCCGGCTTTATCCCGTCGGAAGACCAGGGCTTTGTGGCTATTGCCATGTCCCTGCCGGCCGGCGCGTCGCTCGACCGCACCAACCACGTGGGCTTGCAGTTGGAGGAGCAACTGCGTACCATGCCGTCCGTCGAGAAAATCAACCTGCTGACGGGCTTTAGCATCCTGACTTCGTCGAACAGCGCCTCGGCGCTCACGGCGTTCGTCATTCTGAAACCCATCCCGGAGCGGGGCGCGGTGCAGGACATCAACGCCATCATGGCCACCATCCGCGAGAAGGCGGCGGCGACCATCAAGGGGGCCGATACCTTCGTGTTTACCACGCCCACCGTGCCGGGCTTCGGCAACGTGGAAGGCCTGGAAGTGGTGTTGCAGGACCGCACCGGCGGCGAGCTGCCTAAGCTCGGACGGGTGGGCCAGGACTTTATTGCCGAGCTGATGAAGCAGCCAGCAATCGGCGTGGCCTTCACCTCGTTCCGGGCCGACTACCCCCAACTAGAGGCGGAAGTGGACGAGGTGAAAGCGGCCCAATTGGGCGTGGGCGTGCAGCGCGTGCTGCAAACCATGCAGGCCTACTTCGGCAGCGCCCAAGCCTCGGATTTCAACCGCTTTGGCAAGTACTACCGGGTGGTGGTGCAGGCCGACAAGGCCAACCGCGCTGACCCCTCGGCCCTGAACGGGGTGTTTGTGAAAAACGACCGGGGCGAGATGGTGCCCCTGGCCACGCTGGTGCGCCTCAAGCGGGTGTTCGGGCCGGAAACGGCCTCGCGCTACAACCTCTTCAATGCCTTGACCATTAACGCGGTGCCCAAAAAAGGCTATAGCTCCGGCGATGCCATCAAGGCCGTGGAGCTGGTGGCCGAGAAGTACTTGCCCGCGGGCTACACCCACGAGTTTTCGGGCTTGACGCGCGAGGAAATCTCGTCGGGCAATCAGTCGACTGTCGTGTTCCTGATGTGTTTGGTGTTCGTGTATTTCCTGCTGGCGGCCCAGTACGAGAGCTACATCCTGCCCTTTGCCGTGCTGCTGTCGCTGCCGGCGGGCATGGTCGGGGTGTTCGCGGCCATCGGCTTTGCCGGCATCACCAACAACATCTACGTGCAGGTGGCTTTGATTATGCTCATTGGCCTGCTGGCCAAGAACGCCATCCTCATTGTGGAGTTTGCCTTGCAGCGCCGCCACGCGGGCGAGCCGCTGGTGCAGGCCGCGCTCAATGCCTCGGCTTCGCGCCTGCGCCCCATCCTGATGACCTCGCTGGCCTTCGTGGTCGGGCTGCTGCCCATGATGCGGGCCCAGGGTCCTTCCGCGCAGGGCAACCATTCCATCAGCATCGGGGCCGCGGGCGGCATGCTCACGGGCGTGGTGCTCGGCCTGTTCCTCATCCCGCTGCTATTCGTGATTTTTCAACGCCTGAACGAGCGCCTCAGCGGTACGCCCGGTTCCCAAGCGCCCAGCCCGGCTTCCGCTGAGCTGAAGCGGGTGCCGGCCCACGCCACGGTTAGCTAACCCCCATGACTACTTCTAGAAAAACTCTCTGGCACCAACTACCGCTGGTGCTGGCCGGGCTGCTATTGGCAGCTTCCTGCAACGTGTCGAAAGACGTTCCCCTACCCTCCCTGCCGCTGCCGGCCACCTACCGCACGGCGACCAACGCCGATACAACTTCCGTGGTCAATTTGCCCTGGCGGAGCTTTTTCACCGAGCCGGCCTTG is from Hymenobacter tibetensis and encodes:
- a CDS encoding efflux RND transporter permease subunit — encoded protein: MFKVFIERPVLATVISILLVILGGLALWKLPLQQFPDIAPPAVLVTATYPGANAETLLRSVAPSLEESINGVENMVYMSSTASNDGSLAITVSFRLGTDPDQAAVNVQNRVAQATSQLPAEVVQQGVTVAKQQNSMVVVLNLYSDDARQYDQTFLTNYAQINLVPELKRIPGIGSAVLFGGNRAYSMRIWLNPAQLASYNLTPAEVMAAIQDKNLEAAPGRLGESSQEAFEYVIKYKGKRSQPTDYENMIVRANADGSMLRLKDVARVEFGSATYNGDVRISGKPGINIGIFQTAGSNANELQIAVAQVMQKLEKDLPKGVKQQTLYTTKTALDASIEQVEHTLVEAFILVFIVVFIFLQDFRSTLIPAIAVPVAIVGTFFFMQLVGFSINLLTLFALVLAIGIVVDDAIVVVEAVHSKLEEGAHSVKAATTQAMSEITGAIISITLVMAAVFLPVGLMDGSTGVFYRQFAFTMAIAIVISAVNALTLSPALAALFLKHTPHDGEHAAPSTFKTRFFAGFNRSFERLTTRYVGSIKFLIRHKWVGLSGLVLVAVLTGWLAKRTPSGFIPSEDQGFVAIAMSLPAGASLDRTNHVGLQLEEQLRTMPSVEKINLLTGFSILTSSNSASALTAFVILKPIPERGAVQDINAIMATIREKAAATIKGADTFVFTTPTVPGFGNVEGLEVVLQDRTGGELPKLGRVGQDFIAELMKQPAIGVAFTSFRADYPQLEAEVDEVKAAQLGVGVQRVLQTMQAYFGSAQASDFNRFGKYYRVVVQADKANRADPSALNGVFVKNDRGEMVPLATLVRLKRVFGPETASRYNLFNALTINAVPKKGYSSGDAIKAVELVAEKYLPAGYTHEFSGLTREEISSGNQSTVVFLMCLVFVYFLLAAQYESYILPFAVLLSLPAGMVGVFAAIGFAGITNNIYVQVALIMLIGLLAKNAILIVEFALQRRHAGEPLVQAALNASASRLRPILMTSLAFVVGLLPMMRAQGPSAQGNHSISIGAAGGMLTGVVLGLFLIPLLFVIFQRLNERLSGTPGSQAPSPASAELKRVPAHATVS